A region of Cryptosporangium phraense DNA encodes the following proteins:
- a CDS encoding RDD family protein produces MPPGHIRVPGSTATMPLDTTKLAPLGLRVVARLIDLFAVFLLCIVVNGYFYYQFAQEVAPVVNDVLLGKEALSSEATRLNWIIILLTIGLWFAYEVPATANSGQTLGKRLVGIRVVRVVDDQTLTFGQSIRRWLILALPSPATSFPCGVPLQLADLLWCTWDRPGRQCLHDKAVTSIVVRSSAVPIAPSQPTDKE; encoded by the coding sequence GTGCCACCGGGACACATCCGCGTCCCCGGCTCCACCGCCACGATGCCCCTCGACACGACCAAACTGGCCCCGCTGGGCCTCCGGGTCGTGGCCCGCCTCATCGACCTCTTCGCGGTGTTCCTGCTCTGCATCGTCGTCAACGGCTACTTCTACTACCAGTTCGCCCAGGAAGTCGCCCCGGTCGTCAACGACGTCCTGCTCGGCAAGGAGGCCCTCTCCTCCGAAGCGACCCGCCTGAACTGGATCATCATCCTCCTCACGATCGGCCTCTGGTTCGCCTACGAGGTCCCGGCCACCGCGAACAGCGGCCAGACGCTCGGCAAACGCCTGGTCGGCATCCGCGTGGTCCGGGTCGTCGACGACCAGACGCTCACGTTCGGGCAGTCGATCCGCCGCTGGCTGATCCTGGCCTTGCCGAGCCCGGCGACGAGCTTCCCCTGCGGCGTCCCCCTGCAGCTCGCCGACCTGCTCTGGTGCACGTGGGACCGCCCCGGACGGCAGTGCCTGCACGACAAGGCCGTGACGTCGATCGTCGTCCGGTCGAGCGCCGTGCCGATCGCCCCCTCGCAGCCGACCGACAAGGAGTAA
- a CDS encoding DMT family transporter, whose product MGITGRAPLVRLVVLAGLWGSSFLWAAVALKGLPPGVLTVVRLALGSALLLGFCRLRGIRIPAEPRVWTHLAVVAAIGNVIPLLLFAYAVRSIDSHVGGMLNATTPLWTLAIGICTGATGRIRGRYVAGLLAGLVGTLLVIGTWPPGEGLPAVPTMLGLLAAASYGASYVYIDRYMSKIDRPPVALAAGQLVAGTVLALLTLPVTGAHSLDGVRLTPAVVLATITLGAFCTGLATVLNIRQIAEVGQAASVVLYLLPVVAAVLGWLVLDEHITAGTVVGTAVVLVGVGLTRAKRPATEDRRRIPADT is encoded by the coding sequence ATGGGGATTACCGGACGTGCGCCTCTCGTCCGGCTGGTGGTGCTGGCAGGGCTGTGGGGGTCGAGTTTTCTCTGGGCCGCCGTCGCTCTGAAGGGACTCCCGCCGGGCGTCCTCACCGTGGTCCGGCTCGCCCTCGGATCGGCTCTGCTGCTGGGTTTCTGCCGCTTGCGCGGCATCCGGATCCCCGCCGAACCGCGCGTCTGGACGCACCTGGCCGTCGTCGCGGCGATCGGCAACGTGATCCCGCTGCTGCTGTTCGCGTACGCGGTCCGGTCGATCGACTCGCACGTCGGCGGCATGCTGAACGCGACCACTCCGCTCTGGACGCTGGCCATCGGCATCTGCACCGGGGCGACCGGGCGGATTCGCGGACGCTACGTCGCCGGGCTGCTGGCCGGCCTGGTCGGCACGCTGCTGGTGATCGGCACCTGGCCGCCGGGTGAGGGACTACCCGCGGTGCCGACGATGCTCGGGCTGCTGGCCGCCGCGAGCTACGGCGCGAGTTACGTCTACATCGACCGGTACATGTCGAAGATCGACCGGCCACCGGTCGCGCTGGCGGCCGGGCAGCTGGTCGCGGGAACCGTGCTGGCGCTGCTGACGTTGCCGGTGACCGGCGCGCACTCGCTGGACGGCGTCCGGCTCACGCCCGCGGTCGTCCTGGCGACGATCACGCTCGGGGCGTTCTGCACCGGTTTGGCCACGGTGCTGAACATCCGGCAGATCGCCGAGGTGGGGCAGGCGGCGTCGGTGGTGCTGTACTTGTTGCCCGTGGTCGCCGCGGTGCTGGGCTGGCTGGTGCTGGACGAACACATCACGGCGGGCACGGTCGTCGGCACGGCCGTCGTACTGGTCGGCGTCGGACTGACCCGGGCGAAGCGCCCGGCGACCGAGGACCGGCGGCGGATTCCCGCCGATACTTGA
- a CDS encoding FdrA family protein, translated as MRHVEVRRGTYRDSVQLLQVSQAVSGLPGVTGAMVAMGTELNLELIAGMGFEPPADATAGDMVVAIATADEPTRDAAVAALESALAAKAPPATGDSTLPPPRTVGAAVRAADANLALISTPGRYAFADAMDALDAGANVLVFSDNVPVEQEIALKDRAAERGLLVMGPDCGTAVVGGLGLGFANVVRPGPVGIVAASGTGAQQVLTLLDAAGVGISHCLGVGGRDLSAAVAGRSTLAALDALGADPATEVILVISKPPAPAVADAVREHAAGLSKPVVFGLLGGGRPDLTAVVTEVLGVLGKTAPSPWPRWLPSDEGPDLVAPFSFGTGNLRGIYSGGTLCDEAMVIASAALGPIVSNIPLDPAWTIGADLKADGHAMLDFGDDALTAGRPHPMIDGTLRLARLASEAADPDTRVVLMDVVLGHGAHPDPASELAPAIAAALGAADRPFDVVIALVGSAGDPQGASRQATELQGVGARVFSSNAEAAREAVAILKPDEVTE; from the coding sequence GTGCGTCACGTTGAAGTCAGGCGCGGGACCTACCGCGACTCGGTGCAGCTCCTGCAGGTGAGTCAGGCCGTCAGCGGCCTACCCGGGGTGACCGGCGCGATGGTCGCGATGGGCACCGAGCTGAACCTCGAGCTGATCGCGGGCATGGGGTTCGAGCCGCCGGCCGACGCGACGGCCGGCGACATGGTCGTCGCGATCGCGACGGCGGACGAGCCGACCCGGGACGCGGCCGTCGCCGCGCTCGAGTCGGCCCTGGCCGCGAAGGCGCCGCCGGCCACCGGCGACAGCACGCTGCCACCTCCGCGCACGGTCGGCGCCGCCGTGCGGGCCGCCGACGCGAACCTGGCGCTGATCTCGACCCCGGGCCGTTACGCGTTCGCCGACGCGATGGACGCCCTCGACGCGGGCGCGAACGTGCTCGTGTTCAGCGACAACGTGCCGGTCGAGCAGGAGATCGCGCTCAAGGACCGGGCGGCCGAGCGCGGCCTGCTGGTGATGGGCCCGGACTGCGGTACCGCGGTCGTCGGCGGCCTCGGCCTGGGCTTCGCGAACGTCGTGCGGCCGGGCCCGGTCGGGATCGTCGCCGCGTCCGGCACCGGTGCCCAGCAGGTACTCACGCTGCTCGACGCGGCCGGCGTCGGTATCTCGCACTGCCTCGGCGTCGGCGGGCGCGACCTGTCGGCCGCGGTCGCGGGCCGCTCGACGCTGGCCGCGCTCGACGCGCTGGGCGCCGACCCGGCGACCGAGGTGATCCTGGTCATCTCGAAGCCCCCGGCGCCCGCGGTGGCCGACGCGGTGCGCGAGCACGCCGCCGGGCTCTCCAAGCCGGTGGTGTTCGGGCTGCTCGGCGGCGGCCGGCCGGACCTGACCGCGGTCGTGACCGAGGTCCTGGGCGTTCTCGGGAAGACGGCGCCGTCGCCGTGGCCCCGCTGGCTGCCGTCGGACGAAGGGCCGGACCTGGTCGCGCCGTTCTCGTTCGGCACCGGCAACCTGCGCGGGATCTACAGCGGCGGAACTCTCTGCGACGAGGCGATGGTGATCGCGTCGGCCGCGCTCGGGCCGATCGTGTCGAACATCCCGCTGGACCCGGCCTGGACGATCGGCGCCGACCTGAAGGCCGACGGGCACGCGATGCTCGACTTCGGCGACGACGCGCTGACCGCCGGGCGTCCGCACCCGATGATCGACGGGACACTGCGGCTGGCCCGGCTGGCGTCGGAGGCCGCTGATCCGGATACCCGGGTCGTGCTGATGGACGTCGTTCTCGGCCACGGCGCGCACCCCGACCCGGCGTCCGAGCTGGCGCCCGCGATCGCCGCGGCGTTGGGGGCGGCGGATCGCCCGTTCGACGTGGTGATCGCGCTGGTCGGCAGCGCCGGCGATCCGCAGGGGGCCTCACGCCAGGCAACCGAGCTCCAAGGCGTGGGCGCTCGGGTGTTCTCGTCCAACGCCGAGGCGGCCCGCGAGGCCGTCGCGATCCTGAAGCCCGACGAGGTGACGGAATGA
- a CDS encoding M20 family metallopeptidase, whose amino-acid sequence MTGGKILLPMLERLVALPTVSGNLSASEEGLDVIGEFLAERGMHVRRFDQDGFGALVATVRPTLTPAVMLTAHLDVVPGPEHLFTLKRDGDRVIGRGVFDMKGAIAAYLALIDELGPELPGYDLGVMITTDEETRDLGVKMLLEGDGYRPRVAVLPDGGDNWQLEEVAKGAWRVRVSTYGVAVHGSRPWSGESASLKLLDLLADIRARFPVEEPHVDTLNVSFLRAGTAPNQLPDQAEAVLDVRVMGPDELAAVERDVAEICRRHGADLELLVLFPPVKHDLSDPLLTEFARSIEKVVGTSCGGCLSFGSSDAAQYAAVGVPCAVTRPRGGGHHGDDEWVDVDSLALLVPVLRDYLEKVARRPQE is encoded by the coding sequence GTGACAGGCGGGAAGATCCTGCTGCCGATGCTGGAGCGCCTGGTGGCGCTGCCCACGGTGTCCGGCAACCTCTCCGCCTCGGAGGAGGGACTCGACGTCATCGGCGAGTTCCTCGCCGAGCGCGGAATGCACGTCCGCCGGTTCGATCAGGACGGCTTCGGCGCGCTGGTGGCGACCGTGCGTCCGACGCTCACCCCGGCGGTCATGCTCACCGCCCATTTGGACGTCGTCCCCGGCCCCGAGCACCTGTTCACGTTGAAGCGCGACGGTGACCGGGTCATCGGCCGGGGCGTGTTCGACATGAAGGGCGCGATCGCCGCCTACCTGGCGCTGATCGACGAGCTCGGGCCCGAGCTCCCCGGCTACGACCTCGGCGTCATGATCACGACCGACGAGGAGACCCGCGACCTCGGCGTCAAGATGCTGCTCGAGGGCGACGGGTACCGGCCGCGGGTCGCGGTACTGCCCGACGGCGGCGACAACTGGCAGCTCGAAGAGGTCGCGAAGGGCGCCTGGCGGGTGCGGGTGAGCACGTACGGGGTCGCGGTGCACGGCTCGCGGCCCTGGTCGGGGGAGAGCGCCTCACTCAAGCTGCTCGACCTGCTGGCCGACATCCGGGCCCGTTTCCCGGTCGAGGAACCGCACGTCGACACGCTCAACGTCAGCTTCCTGCGGGCTGGCACCGCGCCGAACCAGCTGCCCGACCAGGCCGAGGCCGTGCTCGACGTCCGGGTGATGGGCCCCGACGAGTTGGCCGCGGTCGAGCGGGACGTCGCCGAGATCTGCCGCAGGCACGGCGCCGACCTCGAGCTGCTCGTGCTGTTCCCGCCGGTCAAGCACGACCTGAGCGACCCGCTGCTGACCGAGTTCGCGCGCAGCATCGAGAAGGTCGTCGGGACGAGCTGTGGCGGGTGCCTCTCGTTCGGTTCCAGCGACGCCGCCCAGTACGCGGCGGTCGGGGTCCCGTGCGCGGTGACGCGTCCCCGCGGTGGTGGCCACCACGGGGACGACGAGTGGGTCGACGTGGATTCGCTGGCCCTGCTCGTCCCGGTGCTGCGGGACTACCTAGAGAAGGTCGCCCGCCGCCCGCAGGAATAG
- a CDS encoding OsmC family protein: MVAVHNYELALVWTGNQGTGTSAYRAYGRSHEVTAPGRPALLGSADPAFRGETDRWNPELLLVAALSGCHLMSYLHVCVEAGVVVTAYSDAPTGAMTQTPGGGGRFTEVVLHPRVTVARGGNVDLATRLHADASERCFIASSVNFPVRHEPVVVVES; the protein is encoded by the coding sequence GTGGTTGCGGTCCACAATTACGAACTCGCGCTGGTCTGGACGGGAAACCAGGGCACCGGGACCAGCGCCTACCGGGCGTACGGCCGGTCGCACGAGGTGACCGCCCCCGGTCGTCCCGCGCTCCTGGGGTCGGCCGACCCCGCGTTCCGCGGGGAGACCGACCGGTGGAACCCCGAGCTCCTACTGGTGGCCGCCCTGTCGGGCTGCCACCTCATGTCCTACCTGCACGTCTGCGTCGAAGCGGGGGTCGTCGTCACTGCTTATTCGGACGCTCCGACCGGAGCGATGACGCAGACCCCCGGCGGGGGCGGACGGTTCACCGAGGTCGTGCTGCACCCCCGGGTGACGGTGGCCCGAGGTGGGAACGTCGACCTCGCGACTCGCCTTCATGCGGACGCCAGTGAGCGGTGTTTCATCGCGTCGTCGGTGAATTTTCCGGTACGGCACGAGCCGGTCGTGGTGGTGGAGTCTTAG
- a CDS encoding PucR family transcriptional regulator, whose protein sequence is MRDVLEASSLTGARVLAGDTGLDRVVQRLNVMEVPDILPWVKPHELLLTTGYPLRHYPSSLVDLVRDLDERGLAALAVKPHRYLDGLPADVLAEADRRGFPIIEVTAEIGFDDILNDVLSALLHRQASVLARSDEVHRALVGVVLEGGDLSDLAAELTRIFGGPVVVTTPDGRVIAGADALPDLQSTGCFDPTGRFRVDEEPTGVRPHSGGFHTTVPVVAGRIDHGRIVAFSASPLDAADVYSLERAATVAALAVTKQLAIDAVEGKYRADFLRDLLTGRVEDVPTAVAHARTLGWDVERPLVAVVAELDPAHETGTVPELRPVQERFATAWQSVVRWRDARAPVVNFNQEVVVLLGLPGPHASADMIERAVNDLVRQVVGDGGGGRRSFSLGISRPALTAQELPRAYEQARKAVRIGRRLHGDGARASFDRLGVHRLLSLIPDTSELRGFVEEVLGELAADTPENADLRRTLAVLLETNCTVAEAARRLHFHYNTLRYRITKLEKLVGPFTDDAALRLDLALALRVLEIRGL, encoded by the coding sequence GTGCGTGACGTGCTCGAGGCGAGCTCGTTGACCGGGGCCCGCGTGCTGGCCGGCGACACCGGGCTGGACCGGGTGGTGCAGCGGCTGAACGTGATGGAGGTGCCCGACATTCTTCCCTGGGTGAAGCCGCACGAGCTGCTGCTCACGACCGGGTATCCGCTGCGTCACTATCCCTCTTCGCTCGTTGATCTCGTGCGGGATCTGGACGAGCGGGGGCTGGCCGCGCTGGCCGTGAAGCCGCACCGGTACCTGGACGGGCTGCCGGCCGACGTGCTGGCCGAGGCCGACCGCCGGGGTTTTCCGATCATCGAGGTCACGGCCGAGATCGGGTTCGACGACATCCTCAACGACGTGCTGAGCGCGCTGCTGCACCGGCAGGCCTCGGTGCTGGCCCGCTCGGACGAGGTGCACCGCGCGCTGGTCGGCGTCGTTCTGGAGGGCGGGGACCTGTCCGACCTGGCCGCCGAGCTGACCCGGATCTTCGGCGGACCGGTCGTCGTGACGACGCCCGACGGGCGGGTCATCGCCGGCGCGGACGCGCTCCCCGACCTGCAGAGCACCGGCTGCTTCGACCCGACCGGGCGCTTCCGGGTGGACGAGGAACCGACCGGCGTCCGTCCGCATTCGGGTGGCTTCCACACGACGGTTCCGGTGGTCGCCGGGCGGATCGACCACGGGCGGATCGTCGCGTTCTCGGCTTCGCCGCTGGACGCCGCCGACGTGTACTCGCTGGAGCGGGCGGCGACGGTGGCCGCGCTCGCGGTCACCAAGCAGCTGGCGATCGACGCGGTCGAGGGCAAGTACCGGGCCGACTTCCTACGTGACCTGCTGACCGGACGGGTCGAGGACGTGCCGACCGCGGTCGCGCACGCCCGGACGCTGGGCTGGGACGTCGAGCGGCCGCTGGTCGCGGTGGTCGCCGAGCTGGACCCGGCGCACGAGACCGGGACGGTGCCCGAACTCCGGCCGGTGCAGGAGCGGTTCGCGACGGCCTGGCAGTCGGTGGTGCGCTGGCGGGACGCTCGGGCGCCGGTCGTGAACTTCAACCAGGAGGTCGTGGTTCTGCTCGGGTTGCCCGGCCCTCATGCGTCGGCGGACATGATCGAACGGGCGGTCAACGACCTGGTACGGCAGGTCGTCGGCGACGGCGGGGGCGGGCGGCGGTCGTTCTCGCTCGGGATCTCCCGGCCCGCGCTGACGGCCCAGGAGCTGCCCCGGGCCTACGAGCAGGCCCGCAAGGCGGTGCGGATCGGGCGGCGGCTGCACGGCGACGGGGCCCGGGCCAGCTTCGATCGGCTGGGGGTGCATCGGCTGCTGTCGTTGATCCCGGACACGTCGGAGCTGCGGGGGTTCGTCGAAGAGGTGCTGGGGGAGCTGGCGGCGGACACTCCGGAGAACGCGGATCTGCGCCGGACGCTGGCCGTGCTGCTGGAGACGAACTGCACGGTGGCGGAGGCGGCGCGGCGGCTGCATTTCCACTACAACACGCTGCGGTACCGGATCACGAAGCTGGAGAAGCTGGTCGGCCCGTTCACCGACGACGCGGCGCTGAGGTTGGACCTGGCGCTGGCGCTGCGGGTGCTGGAGATCCGAGGTCTGTAG
- the hisC gene encoding histidinol-phosphate transaminase has translation MPLTRPDLDTIPRYVAGKNPSDVARESGVAEAVKLASNEVPYGPLPGVVEAVADAVSNTHRYPDPAVVALRNRLGERYDVAPDRIVSGCGSVALAEHIVRAAVLPGDEVVYSWRSFEAYPIITTSCGATSVQVPNTGAHAHDLDAMADAVTERTKVAFVCTPNNPTGTAVHADDLERFLDRVGPDVLVVIDEAYREFVRDPEVPDGLAAAKGRPNVVVLRTLSKAWGLAGIRVGWLAADPSVADAIRKVVTPFSVNHVAQAAALAALDAEDEMNRRVDLVVDERTRVVNAVRELRTDVPDTQANFLWLPLGDDAAEFAAGCEKRGVIVRPFAGDGVRVTIGTPAENDLFLRAAGDLL, from the coding sequence ATGCCGCTCACTCGTCCCGACCTGGACACGATCCCGCGCTACGTCGCCGGCAAGAACCCCAGCGACGTGGCCCGCGAGTCCGGCGTCGCCGAGGCGGTGAAGCTCGCCAGCAACGAGGTTCCCTACGGCCCGCTGCCGGGCGTCGTCGAAGCGGTCGCGGACGCGGTGTCGAACACCCACCGCTACCCTGACCCGGCCGTCGTCGCGCTGCGGAACCGGCTCGGCGAGCGTTACGACGTCGCTCCCGACCGGATCGTGTCCGGCTGCGGGTCGGTCGCGCTGGCCGAGCACATCGTCCGAGCGGCAGTGCTGCCCGGCGACGAGGTCGTGTACTCCTGGCGCTCGTTCGAGGCCTACCCGATCATCACGACGTCCTGCGGCGCGACCAGCGTCCAGGTGCCGAACACCGGCGCGCACGCCCACGACCTGGACGCGATGGCCGACGCGGTCACCGAGCGCACCAAGGTCGCGTTCGTCTGCACGCCGAACAACCCGACCGGCACCGCCGTGCACGCCGACGATCTCGAGCGGTTCCTCGACCGGGTCGGCCCGGACGTGCTGGTCGTGATCGACGAGGCCTACCGCGAGTTCGTCCGCGACCCGGAGGTGCCGGACGGGCTGGCCGCGGCGAAGGGCCGGCCGAACGTCGTCGTGCTCCGGACGCTCTCCAAGGCCTGGGGCCTGGCCGGCATCCGGGTCGGCTGGCTGGCCGCCGACCCGTCGGTGGCCGACGCGATCCGCAAGGTCGTGACGCCGTTCTCGGTCAACCACGTCGCCCAGGCCGCCGCCCTCGCCGCGCTGGACGCCGAGGACGAGATGAACCGCCGGGTCGACCTGGTCGTCGACGAGCGCACCCGGGTCGTGAACGCGGTGCGCGAGCTGCGAACCGACGTCCCCGACACCCAGGCGAACTTCCTCTGGCTCCCGCTGGGCGACGACGCGGCCGAGTTCGCGGCCGGGTGCGAGAAGCGCGGGGTGATCGTCCGCCCGTTCGCCGGCGACGGCGTCCGCGTCACGATCGGGACGCCGGCCGAGAACGACCTATTCCTGCGGGCGGCGGGCGACCTTCTCTAG
- a CDS encoding peptidoglycan-binding protein produces MLAAAVVVAVLAAATYLVRTTNEPDRAAAPRDTGLLFSQACQGPISMGQHDSCVEEVQRLLAKTGTKIGIDADFGPETLRRVTAFQVLAGLPVKGVVDDDTKRALYQGGVSMRSWTPAQVEKHIREVFPEEPDRAVAIAKCQSTLDPFWVLPNVDTSRNWGIFQISDRRLRELDGTPRRAFDPDWNIWAARELWRMHHGFRDDWPYCDQSFPRPPAPKATS; encoded by the coding sequence GTGTTAGCGGCGGCCGTCGTCGTCGCGGTGCTGGCAGCAGCCACCTACCTCGTCCGCACCACCAACGAACCCGACCGCGCGGCCGCGCCCCGAGACACCGGCCTCCTCTTCTCCCAAGCCTGCCAAGGCCCGATCAGCATGGGCCAGCACGACAGCTGCGTCGAAGAGGTCCAGCGACTGCTCGCCAAGACCGGCACCAAGATCGGCATCGACGCCGACTTCGGGCCGGAGACGCTCCGCCGGGTCACGGCGTTCCAGGTCCTCGCCGGGCTCCCGGTCAAGGGCGTCGTCGACGACGACACCAAGCGCGCGCTCTATCAGGGCGGCGTCTCGATGCGCAGCTGGACCCCGGCCCAGGTCGAGAAACACATCCGCGAAGTCTTCCCCGAAGAGCCCGACCGCGCGGTCGCGATCGCGAAATGCCAGTCCACCCTCGACCCGTTCTGGGTGCTCCCGAACGTCGACACGAGCCGCAACTGGGGCATCTTCCAGATCTCCGACCGCCGGCTCCGAGAACTCGACGGCACCCCGCGCCGCGCCTTCGATCCCGACTGGAACATCTGGGCCGCCCGCGAACTCTGGCGAATGCACCACGGCTTCCGGGACGACTGGCCGTACTGCGACCAATCCTTCCCCCGCCCTCCGGCCCCGAAAGCGACGAGCTAA
- a CDS encoding DUF1116 domain-containing protein, whose protein sequence is MTSLLSGEPTVVTAGAELFAEALTAQAAPVSQVAWQPPVGSADALARVMADPRRLAANATALERMLAAGASLVDVRPASEVVGLTAGQFRHAGPPITWERASGPLRGALIGAALFEGLASDVESAERLLAGGGVEWAPCHSDGGVGPMAGVVSPSMWVFVLRDEAHDRTSWCSLNEGLGKVLRYGAYGPEVIERLRWMSAVLGPSLQAAVRQHGPVDIKGIIAQMVQMGDEGHNRNRAGTLMLLRDLLPAMIDAGVASSEVASVARFVGGNDHFFLNLVMPACKLQTAAAAGIPGSTVVTTMARNGTDFGIQVSGTGEQWFTGPALTPRGLFLGSYGPDDANPDIGDSAITETAGIGGFAMASAPAIVRFVGGTVADALKTSREMYGITTGENPAYGLPILDFRGAATGIDVTKVVRSGVLPQINTGMAGRVAGVGQVGAGLVTPPMECFVGALEALGAGADVVQGGGSV, encoded by the coding sequence ATGACCAGCTTGCTGTCCGGAGAACCGACGGTCGTCACCGCCGGGGCCGAGCTCTTCGCCGAGGCGCTCACCGCCCAGGCCGCCCCGGTGTCGCAGGTCGCCTGGCAGCCGCCGGTGGGCTCGGCCGACGCGCTGGCCCGAGTGATGGCCGATCCGCGCCGGCTCGCGGCCAACGCCACCGCGCTCGAGCGGATGCTGGCCGCCGGTGCATCGCTGGTGGACGTCCGCCCGGCGTCGGAAGTGGTGGGTCTGACCGCGGGTCAGTTCCGGCACGCGGGACCACCGATCACCTGGGAGCGGGCCTCCGGGCCTCTCCGGGGCGCTCTGATCGGCGCGGCCCTGTTCGAAGGGCTCGCGTCCGACGTCGAATCGGCCGAACGACTGCTCGCGGGCGGGGGCGTCGAATGGGCGCCGTGCCACTCCGACGGCGGGGTCGGGCCGATGGCCGGGGTGGTGTCGCCGTCGATGTGGGTGTTCGTCCTGCGGGACGAGGCCCACGACCGCACGTCGTGGTGCTCGCTCAACGAGGGCCTGGGCAAGGTGCTGCGCTACGGCGCGTACGGGCCCGAGGTGATCGAGCGGCTGCGCTGGATGTCGGCCGTGCTCGGGCCGTCGCTGCAGGCCGCGGTGCGCCAGCACGGTCCGGTCGACATCAAGGGGATCATCGCGCAGATGGTCCAGATGGGCGACGAGGGTCACAACCGGAACCGGGCCGGGACGCTCATGCTGCTCCGGGACCTGCTCCCGGCGATGATCGACGCCGGGGTGGCCTCGTCGGAGGTGGCCTCGGTGGCCCGGTTCGTGGGCGGTAACGACCACTTCTTCCTGAACCTGGTCATGCCGGCCTGCAAGCTGCAGACCGCGGCCGCCGCCGGGATCCCCGGGTCGACGGTCGTGACGACGATGGCCCGGAACGGGACGGATTTCGGGATCCAGGTGTCGGGCACCGGGGAGCAGTGGTTCACCGGGCCGGCGCTGACTCCGCGGGGGTTGTTCCTCGGCTCGTACGGGCCGGACGACGCCAACCCCGACATCGGGGACTCGGCGATCACCGAGACCGCGGGCATCGGGGGGTTCGCGATGGCGAGCGCGCCGGCGATCGTCCGGTTCGTCGGGGGGACGGTCGCGGACGCGCTGAAGACCAGTCGGGAGATGTACGGGATCACGACCGGGGAGAACCCGGCCTACGGGCTGCCGATCCTCGATTTCCGGGGCGCGGCGACCGGGATCGACGTCACGAAGGTCGTGCGGTCCGGGGTGTTGCCGCAGATCAACACCGGTATGGCGGGCCGGGTCGCCGGGGTCGGGCAGGTCGGTGCGGGGCTGGTGACGCCGCCGATGGAGTGCTTCGTCGGGGCGCTGGAGGCGCTCGGTGCGGGTGCTGATGTGGTGCAGGGCGGTGGCAGCGTCTGA
- a CDS encoding DUF2877 domain-containing protein, whose product MDVHTTLPCAASVSVAPILTGPVQPLPVIASLSAALYVGPFCVTSAEAVRVPCALVLGPGVPVPSATVGSTAEVGDGQVHLPGLTVAVTRWWQPSRPVLHDDPYARQRAIRPVGIGATELNVGTLLGRGDGLTPLGDDILAGALVTLVAAAHPHGEVLGSMVTRELAAHPETATTPVSALLLRHATQGECIPELAAVLTDPADRLDPAIDALLAIGHTSGKGLLHGVRMGLEVLTEGRASASR is encoded by the coding sequence ATGGACGTGCACACGACGCTGCCGTGCGCCGCGTCCGTCTCGGTTGCCCCGATTCTGACCGGTCCGGTGCAGCCCCTGCCGGTCATCGCCTCGCTCTCGGCCGCGCTCTACGTCGGCCCGTTCTGCGTCACGTCGGCCGAGGCCGTCCGCGTCCCGTGCGCGCTGGTCCTGGGCCCCGGCGTCCCGGTCCCGTCCGCGACCGTCGGGAGCACCGCCGAGGTCGGCGACGGGCAGGTCCACCTGCCGGGACTGACGGTCGCGGTCACCCGCTGGTGGCAGCCCTCCCGCCCCGTCCTCCACGACGATCCCTACGCCCGGCAGCGAGCAATTCGGCCCGTGGGCATCGGCGCAACCGAGTTGAACGTGGGAACACTGCTCGGTCGGGGTGACGGGCTGACCCCACTGGGCGACGACATCCTCGCCGGCGCCCTGGTCACCCTGGTCGCCGCCGCCCACCCGCACGGCGAGGTACTGGGCTCGATGGTCACCCGGGAGCTGGCAGCCCACCCGGAGACGGCGACCACCCCGGTCTCCGCCCTCCTCCTGCGCCACGCCACCCAGGGCGAATGCATCCCCGAACTGGCCGCCGTCCTCACCGACCCGGCCGACCGCCTCGATCCCGCCATCGACGCCCTGCTCGCGATCGGGCATACCTCGGGAAAAGGCCTGCTACACGGCGTCCGCATGGGCTTGGAAGTTCTGACGGAAGGGAGGGCAAGTGCGTCACGTTGA